A window of Kineococcus sp. NBC_00420 genomic DNA:
GGCGTTTCCCTGCGGGTCGAGGTCGAGGACGAGGACCTTCAGCCCCGCCGCCGCCAGCGCCGAAGCGATGTTGACCGCGGTCGTCGTCTTGCCGACGCCGCCCTTCTGGTTCGCGATCGTCATGACACGGGTTTCCGTCGGCAGCGGGAAGCGCTCCGACACCGTCGCGCGCCGTGTTTCACGTGGAACCGGGGGGAGCTCCTCTTCGGCGGCCTCGAGCTCGTCGACCTCATCGGGCGACGGAAAGGTCTCCACCGACGTCAGGATGGGCGGAGCAATGGGCGTTTCACGTGAAACGTCCACCAACTCTGAGTGCGGCTCGGTTTCACGTGAAACGGGCACTACCGGCTCAACGGCGACGAGCAGGGTTTCACGCGGAACATCGACATCGACGGTGTCGACGTGCACCTCGGTTTCACGTGAAACGTCGACAGCCTGAGGCTCATCGAGCATCAGGGCGGAGACCGAGAACCACCCCAGGTGCCCCGAGCCGTTCGACGCCGGCCGCGAGCTGCTGAACCAGCCGAGCTGTGCCACTCCTCGTCCCTCTCCCTCACTCATCGACGGTTGCCCTTGCCGGGGCGGCGCTTCGCCACGGCCGGTGCGCCCGGTGCCGGTGCAGCGCGCAGCCGACCGTGCCCCCGGGCCACCCGCACCACGGTCGTCCCCGTGCCGTCGTCGGGTCCGACGCTCAGTACCTCGGGAGCCGTCGTGATGCCCATCTGCTGCAGGGTCGCAGCTGCGGCGGCGATCTCCTCGGAGGCGCTCCGGCCCTTGATGGCGATGAGGTGCCCACCGGTCACGACGAGCGGCAGCGCCCAGCCGTAGAGGGTCTTGAGCGGAGCGACGGCTCGAGCCGTGACGACCGCAGCGGAGAACTCACCCCGCACGTCCTCAGCGCGACCCCGCGCGACCGCGACCTGGTCTCGCAGGTCCAGTTCGGCGATCGCCTCGCGGAGGAAGGTGTAGCGCCGTTCCAGCGGCTCGACGAGGCGGATGTGGAGGTCCGGCCGGGCGAGAGCGAGCGGGATGCCTGGCAGACCTGCACCGGAGCCGATGTCGATGACCGACGACCCCTCGTCGATGACTTCACTGAGGTAAGCACAATTGAGGATGTGCCGGTCCCAGAGCCGCGGGACTTCACGCGGGCCGATCAACCCCCGCTCGACACCGGCCGTCGCAAGGAGCTCGCGGTAGGCGGCGGCGCGATCGGCGCGGTCCCCGAAGACGCGTGACACCGCCTCGGTCGGGACCTCGGAGGAACTCTCGGAAACGACGGAGGGCGGTGGCGTTTCACGTGAAACACCACCGCCCTCAGGCACCTCATCAGACACCCCGTCACCCTATCGGCTGACGGGAGCCTGCCTGTTCAGTCGTCGTCGCCCTGTGGACCACTCTCGATGACGGTGGGGAGCACCACGACGCGACGACGGGGCTCTTCACCTTCGGACTCGCTGAGCAGACCGGCCGCGGCCACGGCGTCGTGCACGACCTTGCGCTCGAACGCGGGCATGGGTTCGAGGCGTTCGGCCGAGCCGCTGGCGCGGACCCGGGCGACGACCTCACCGGCGAGGCGCACCAGAGCGCCGCGCTTGGTGAGGCGGTGCCCGGCGACGTCGAGCATGAGCCGTGTGCGGTCTCCGGTCTGAGCCTGGACGGCCAGGCGGGTGAGCTCCTGCAGCGCCTCGAGGACGTCGCCGCTCGCACCGACCAGCTTTTCGAGGGCGGGTGTACCGGCCTCGTCCGCGACGATCGCGACCGACGCACGGCCGTTCTCGATGTCGATGTCGATGTCACCGTCGAGGTCGGTGATGTCCAGGAGCTCTTCGAGGTAGTCGGCGGCGATGTCGCCTTCCTCCTCGAGTCGCGACTTGGCCGATCCGCGCTTCGGAGTCTCTTCCGTCGCGGCGGCGGCCTCGGTCTCTGCCACCGAGGTCTCCTCGACCGCGTCCGTCGTGCCGTTCACAGGTCCTCCTGGGTCTCGCTGTGCAGCT
This region includes:
- a CDS encoding Jag family protein: MAETEAAAATEETPKRGSAKSRLEEEGDIAADYLEELLDITDLDGDIDIDIENGRASVAIVADEAGTPALEKLVGASGDVLEALQELTRLAVQAQTGDRTRLMLDVAGHRLTKRGALVRLAGEVVARVRASGSAERLEPMPAFERKVVHDAVAAAGLLSESEGEEPRRRVVVLPTVIESGPQGDDD
- the rsmG gene encoding 16S rRNA (guanine(527)-N(7))-methyltransferase RsmG, whose product is MPEGGGVSRETPPPSVVSESSSEVPTEAVSRVFGDRADRAAAYRELLATAGVERGLIGPREVPRLWDRHILNCAYLSEVIDEGSSVIDIGSGAGLPGIPLALARPDLHIRLVEPLERRYTFLREAIAELDLRDQVAVARGRAEDVRGEFSAAVVTARAVAPLKTLYGWALPLVVTGGHLIAIKGRSASEEIAAAAATLQQMGITTAPEVLSVGPDDGTGTTVVRVARGHGRLRAAPAPGAPAVAKRRPGKGNRR